One window of the Anolis sagrei isolate rAnoSag1 chromosome 5, rAnoSag1.mat, whole genome shotgun sequence genome contains the following:
- the LOC132779041 gene encoding AP-5 complex subunit sigma-1, with product MVHAFIVHTLRSCGRSGDEAPPCRVLYSRVFSPERSEGGGGGRDPEKERLAQKERILAVARQVDSSCKLHLQAAGKPSWEPLALPPEDPAPLQDAPSGAFRLPPGDPFPVAEGELTVLWLAVHSVAFALVCGPQENLLLAEGTLRSVARSLLDHLRLLGSGSDVLLKAERTEVVLGRFLPHGQLLFLNDQFVTGMEREVAAALGK from the exons ATGGTTCACGCCTTCATCGTCCACACCTTGCGCAGCTGCGGCCGTTCTGGGGACGAAGCCCCGCCTTGCAGAGTTCTCTATTCCAGGGTCTTCAGCCCCGAAAGGTCCGAAGGCGGCGGCGGAGGCCGAGACCCCGAGAAGGAGCGCCTGGCCCAGAAGGAGAGGATCTTGGCCGTAGCCAG GCAGGTGGACTCCTCTTGCAAGTTGCACCTGCAGGCCGCGGGGAAGCCCTCCTGGGAGCCGCTGGCCCTGCCCCCCGAGGACCCCGCCCCGCTCCAGGATGCCCCATCGGGGGCCTTCCGCCTGCCCCCCGGCGACCCCTTTCCTGTGGCAGAAGGGGAGCTGACGGTGCTGTGGCTGGCCGTGCACAGCGTAGCCTTCGCCCTGGTCTGTGGCCCCCAGGAGAACCTGCTCTTGGCCGAGGGCACCCTCCGCAGCGTGGCCCGCTCCCTCCTGGACCACCTCCGCCTCTTGGGCTCCGGGAGTGACGTGCTGCTCAAGGCCGAGCGGACGGAGGTCGTCCTCGGCCGGTTCCTGCCCCACGGACAGCTGCTCTTCCTCAACGACCAGTTTGTGACCGGGATGGAGAGGGAGGTGGCGGCCGCCCTCGGGAAGTGA